The sequence TACACTGGGCGGGCTATCGAGCCCGCCCTTTTTTTTAAAAGAGCGTGGTCGGAGGCATGGCCGCCAGATCGGCCAGAGATACTCGCAGCATCGCACTCCGGGTGATTCACTGACCTCATCTTCCAACAGGCCATTCTGGTTTGCACACCGTCAGGCCCGGAATGCGCCGGAAGTCTTTCTCGTCGTAAGTGAAAACCTTGGACAGCTTCTGTGAGAGCCCCCAGTAGCCCATCACGGCATCGGCGAATTTCACGTTCTTCTCTTCGTACACCTTGACGGCCTGAAGGAAGACGTCCTCCATCATCACCTTTACCTCCGATGTGCTGACAATGGCTTCCAGGAGTTCACGGATTGCTCTCCTCTCAAGACGGTAGACCTTTTCCAGGACCCAGACGATCTCGAGAAGGACCACCGGCAGGATATGGAGAGCGATCCCCTTCTCGGGCGCCGTCCTCAGCAGGTCCTCCACGGCGTCCGCCTTGCGGGAATCGTCCTTGATCAGGAACCGGAGCAGTGCGCTGGTGTCGAGGAAGGCTTCAGTCATGATCGCCGGCCCCGAGGGTGAGGGCTTTGTCCCGGATTTCGTCGATGCTCATCCCCAAGTCGGGCAGCGCTCCCTTGAAGTCAAAGAGACTCTTGCTTTTCCTCAGGATTGCACGGTCGGCTTCCACCTCGATGATCAGGGTGTCCCCGTCCAGAATATGGAATTGTTTCCGAAATTCCTTCGGAAGTGTAATCTGACCCTTAGGAAGAACTTTTACAGAAGGCATATGGAACTCCTGAAAATTTATAAATTCCTGAATATATGATATAGCAGGAAACAGTGCCTTGTCAATGACCCAT is a genomic window of Acidobacteriota bacterium containing:
- a CDS encoding PIN domain-containing protein; amino-acid sequence: MTEAFLDTSALLRFLIKDDSRKADAVEDLLRTAPEKGIALHILPVVLLEIVWVLEKVYRLERRAIRELLEAIVSTSEVKVMMEDVFLQAVKVYEEKNVKFADAVMGYWGLSQKLSKVFTYDEKDFRRIPGLTVCKPEWPVGR
- a CDS encoding AbrB/MazE/SpoVT family DNA-binding domain-containing protein is translated as MPSVKVLPKGQITLPKEFRKQFHILDGDTLIIEVEADRAILRKSKSLFDFKGALPDLGMSIDEIRDKALTLGAGDHD